One part of the Gadus macrocephalus chromosome 8, ASM3116895v1 genome encodes these proteins:
- the ift22 gene encoding intraflagellar transport protein 22 homolog has product MFKAKILLIGPTESGKTVLANFLSDTTETVGGEYSPTQGVRILEFESQNQGSGDKSTCDVELWDCAGDFKFESCWPALMKDSNGVVIVFNPDVPSHLKEIETWHAMFIAPQGLQDAQCLLISHHKPGSGDSDDRLPLAAHLSRLPLIHSNLEDEPEEVRQAFHRYLGNIVTTLSESREREEMSIIT; this is encoded by the exons ATGTTCAAAGCAAAAATCCTTCTCATTGGACCCACTGAG AGTGGGAAAACGGTCCTCGCAAATTTCCTCTCCGACACAACGGAAACGGTGGGAGGTGAATACAGTCCCACACAAGGAGTCAG GATCCTGGAATTTGAATCCCAAAATCAAGGCAGCGGTGACAAATCAACATGTGATGTGGAGCTGTGGGACTGCGCAGGGGACTTCAA ATTTGAGTCATGCTGGCCGGCGTTAATGAAGGACTCCAACGGTGTGGTGATCGTCTTCAACCCGGACGTCCCCAGCCACCTGAAAGAGATCGAGACATGGCACGCCATGTTCATCGCCCCCCAGGGCCTGCAGGACGCCCAGTGCCTGCTGATATCACACCACAAGCCTGGCAGTGGAGACAGCGATGATCGCCTCCCTCTGG CCGCCCATCTGAGCAGACTGCCCCTCATCCACTCTAACCTGGAGGACGAGCCTGAGGAGGTGAGGCAAGCGTTCCACAGATACCTGGGAAACATTGTGACCACGCTGTCCGAAAGTAGAGAGCGGGAGGAGATGTCTATCATTACGTAG